The genomic region AGACCACTCCACATAGAATTTTTTGAACCAAATGGAGCATTGGCCCTTTCTCAAAATGGTGGTGTTCGGATAAATGGGGGAGCAACGAGAGCATACGCACAGAAGTCATTACGACTGTACGCAGGTTCTGAATATGATGAAGAAGAATATTTCAACTATCCCTTTTTTGGAGATTTAAAACAAAAAAATAGCCCACAAACTATTGATAGCTTTAAGCGATTGATCCTAAGGAATTCAGGAAACGATTGGTCGCAAACGATGTTTAATGATGCGCTGATGCAATCACTTGTGAAACCTCTGGGTACAGTTGCCACGCAAGCCTATCAACCGGCTGTTATTTTTGTGAATGGCGAATATTATGGGATTCAAAACATTCGTGAACGATACGATGAGTATTATTTTGAAAGTCATTATGGTATTGCGCCAGATGATTTAGTAGTACTAGAAAATAATGCTGAGCTATATGAGGGTAGTAATAAAGATGTTTATCACTACAAAAATATGCTGAAATACATTGAGGAACACGATATTAAAGAAAAAGAACATTTAGACTATGTCGAAACACTGATGGATTTTGAAAATTTTATTGATTATTTTGCTTCAGAGATTTATTTTGGCAATCTCGATTGGCCTCAAAATAATATTCGGTATTGGCGAAAAACAATCGATTTTTATCGTCCAGAAGCGCCTTATGGGCACGACGGCCGTTGGCGTTGGATGATGAATGATACAGATTTCGGTTTTTATTTCCGAACTAATGCGTCTTTTGGGTACAATGAAGAGCCAATTAATCATGAAACAAACTCTATTAAATGGGTAATGGGAGAAAAAGATGGTCGTCTAGGGGAACGTATTTGGCCAAACTTTTTATTTAGACAGCTCATGCAAAATGACACGTTTAAAAATCAGTTTATCAATCGTTTTAATGATTTGGTCAATAGTTACCTAAGTGAGAGCGTTGCTGATAAGCAAATTGAGGCATTAAAAAATGGAATTGACCAAGAGATTTCCTATCAAATTGATAGATGGGGAGCGATTGAATCCAAAGAGAAGTGGGAAGAAAATATTAATCGCAAATATTTATTTGCAAAAGAACGGCCCGAATATATCCGGAACTATATGATGGAAGAGTTTGATATTGACGACACCGTTACTGTGACGGTTAATAATGAAACTGAGGCTGGGTATGTACGTGTTAATACACTTGCTATTCAATCGGATCTTCCGGGAAATGCTAGAAGTGATAGGTGGTCAGGTATTTATTTCAAAGGGATTCCCATTACCATTGAAGCCGTTGCAAAAGACGGTTATGAATTTTCTCATTGGGAGGATCATAAAGAAGATGTAAATGAATTGACTATTACGCCTGAAGAAAATATAAATTTTGAAGCTGTTTTTAAGAAAAAATAAAAAAGATAGTTGCCGATAATTAAAAAGTTATCGGTAACTATCTTTTTTTATTCTACAAAAGTCTCTATTCTAGTGTTGATAATTCTGATTCAGTTAACCATTTATGATTTTTAACTTTTTCTTCGCCAGTGGTTGGTTCATAATCCACCATATAGACAGTAGTTTCTTCTGCAGAGTCTATAATAGCAGTTGCACCTTCCATATCAGGCATATGTTTTGCGTTTATAACGGCTTCTTTTCCAGGTTCTAAAGGATCCATATCTGTATTGGTTAGTTCTTCTTGAATCACCCATTTGTGATTTTCTACTCTTTCGTCACCATTTGTTGGGTTATAAGAAACTTCATAAGCAATTGTATCAAAAGCTCCTACGATAGTAGCTTCTGCGCCATCCATACCTGCCATATGATCGGTCATAAGCGTTACCTTATCACCAACCTTATAAGTAGGATTTTCTGCTTCTTTTAATCCGGTTGGGATTTCACCAGAATCATCATGCACCATATCTTCCATACCACTCATACTCTCACTTGTCATACTGTCCATTCCCATCGAAGTACTCGCTGATTCTATTAATTCAGGGTTATCTGTGGTTTCGGTAGAGCAAGCTGCTAATAAGAGGGTTGCGGACATAGTTAGCATTCCTACAACTGCTTTATTCTTTCTCATTTCTAGGTAGCTCCTTTTATCTAATGTTATTTCAGTTCTTCTATTAGTTCTTTCATTTCATCAATTTCTTTTTTTTGTGCTTCAATAATATCATCGGCTAATTTTCTAACACGAGGATCTTCAATATCAGCACGTTCACTTGTCAAAATAGCAATTGAATGGTGAGGAATCATGGCTTGCATGTAGTCCACTTCATCAATAGTTGTTTGGTTACGCATTAAAAAGAAAGAAACAGCAAAAACCAACACGCTCCCTGCGATAATACCGATGTTCATTTTTTTATTTTTAAGCATATGGAGCATAAATAAAAGCATGACGACTGCCATTACTGCAGTAGATAATATAGTCATGTACAGTCGCATTTCACTAAAGAAGACATGGTCCAATTGATAAGTATTGAGGTACATCACCCCATACATTAGAATCGCGGAAGTCAAAATCATCCCAAAAAATCTTTTGTAGCCCTTATCCATTTTTATTCTCCTTTCTCAAAACGATTCGTTTATTTTGGAAGCAAGAAAGCTTCCTATTACAATAATCTTACCCCTAATCATTTACAATGTAAAATGATTTGAGCCACAAAAAACAGAGAGGGATTTCCTCTCTGTCTAAAGTATTAAATCGAGTTTACAAGGTATTTTCACTATGGTTTTCGGCGCGTTCCCAAACAATATAGGAAGATGTCGCTTTTGATGTAATTGTAATGGTGTTTCCATCCATAACAATGATACGATCTTGCACTTGGCCTAACCGATTAGGAATCATACTCACTTCCATATGGTGATATAAAGTTTGGTTCTCTTCATCAACTTCGTATTGACCCGAGTAAGCATGGTAACCACGAGCGGCCTCAGCCATTTCCTCCGTTGTACCTTTATGTAATTCGCCAAGCGTATAAGCAGAGCGCCCTTGAGCCATTAATTGAGCAGACATATAGCCATCGTCTGTGTACATTAAAAAACCAGTCGCATCTTCACCAAGTGGATAGTAGCGTTCGCCATTTTTATCTTCCCGCGTATACTTAAGTAACTTCCACGTTCCAATCACTTGTTCTCGAAAAGTTTTCTCCATCCTTACAGCTCCTTTAAATAAAGTGGTAGTCAGTCTAATTCCTTTACTTCAATTGGAATAAGTTCATCTAGCAATCTATCTCTGTTCTCTTCATATTGAGCGGGTAGCTTCAATTCTTGTCCCATGGTTTCATAGGATTCATCATGAGCAAAACCGGGTGTATCTGTCGCAATTTCAAATAAAATCCCACCATATTCTCTAAAGTAAAGGCATTAAAGTAATTGCGATCCTTTACCTCTGTTACACCATATCCTTTTCCTTGAACATACTCTTGCCATTCTAGATGATCTTGATCATCTTCTGCCCGCCATGCGATATGATGAACGGTTCCAACCCCCATACGGCCGTATGGAAGAGAACTCTTTTTAACGTCAATTATATTGTCAATTTCGCCATAAGATTTAAGGCGGATGAGATCATTCTCTTCAGCTATTTTTTCTAAGCCCATGGTTTCCTGTAATGTTTTCATTGTAGATTCTGGATTAGTGGAATAAAGAATAGAGCCCCCGAATCCTTTTATTGCGACATCAGTTGTTACCTCTCCAAAGGTCCAATTATTAAGCTGACCACTTGCTCGTTCCACTAATTCCAGTTGTAAACCATGGTAGTCCTCAAACTGGAGGTAGGTTTCGCCAAAACGTGTTGTTTTTTCAAAAACAATAGAAAATTTTGATAACCTTTCTTCCCAGTAAGAGAGAGCACCAACTGGAATTGCATAAGTTGTCACACCAACTTGACCCCCACCAATTTTCCCTTGTGAAGCGTCAGGCCACGGGAAAAAAGTAATAATAGTACCTGGTTCTCCGCCCTCATTACCAAAGTATAAATGATAAGTACTTGGATCATCGAAATTAACGGTTTTTTTAATGAGACGCAAACCTAGTATGCCAGCATAAAAATCGACATTTTTTTGAGGATGGCCAACAATGGCTGTAATATGGTGAATTCCTGCAGTTTTTTTCATATATATCGCTCCTTTTTAGTTGCCTTGAATACTTCTAAAAAAAATATCTCTAATTAGAAATAATTATAATGGCTAACACACAGTCTGTCAAGAAATAGGACTATAACGAAAAACACCATTAATCCCAGTTAATGGTGAAATTTGACTAGCTTTCTTTGTTAGTAATAATTTCAATCGTTTCAGAAGCAAGTTCAATTGACTCGCTTTCTTCTTTAAAGCGTTGAAGAATATCTGAAAAAAGTTTGTCTTTTACACCACGTCGTTGGCGGTAATCAACGACATAACGCAAGTTTATTTCTACCCAGTTATCATTAAAAGTAAGAAAAACTTGATTATCTAAAGAAGCATTTTCTAATTTGTAACGTCGTTTCATATTAAGCCAAGCATTTTGTGCTTCGGTGCGATATTCTGTAGTATGTTTGTGACCAACTTCTAATAGAATTGTTTTAGCTAAGTTCATATTACTGTTAAATCTTAGAGGAACCATAATCTCATCCCAAAGAAATTTAAAATCGGCAGCGTAATTGTAAACCGGCGAACTAAAAATATAACTGTTTGAAACGCGAACAATTCGGCCCGTGTATTGATCTCCACCCACCCATTCGCCAACTTCCATCAAGGTGGTTCGTAAAACCCCAATATCAACGACATCTCCAGTTATCCCACCAAGTAAGACACGATCTCCAGTTTCAAAAAAATCGCCAAATAAAATCGCTACCCAACCGGCAATACTAACAA from Jeotgalibaca dankookensis harbors:
- a CDS encoding mechanosensitive ion channel family protein, encoding MASIRNFIESYPLLINIIWFLLFFTVLYILRRFILNRLYKRLKQSEHWYVTQKIASWLNNLILFIAFMFIFGRNLTGLSTTLGLAGAGVTYALREVIVSIAGWVAILFGDFFETGDRVLLGGITGDVVDIGVLRTTLMEVGEWVGGDQYTGRIVRVSNSYIFSSPVYNYAADFKFLWDEIMVPLRFNSNMNLAKTILLEVGHKHTTEYRTEAQNAWLNMKRRYKLENASLDNQVFLTFNDNWVEINLRYVVDYRQRRGVKDKLFSDILQRFKEESESIELASETIEIITNKES
- a CDS encoding YdhK family protein, which encodes MRKNKAVVGMLTMSATLLLAACSTETTDNPELIESASTSMGMDSMTSESMSGMEDMVHDDSGEIPTGLKEAENPTYKVGDKVTLMTDHMAGMDGAEATIVGAFDTIAYEVSYNPTNGDERVENHKWVIQEELTNTDMDPLEPGKEAVINAKHMPDMEGATAIIDSAEETTVYMVDYEPTTGEEKVKNHKWLTESELSTLE
- a CDS encoding lipocalin-like domain-containing protein; translated protein: MEKTFREQVIGTWKLLKYTREDKNGERYYPLGEDATGFLMYTDDGYMSAQLMAQGRSAYTLGELHKGTTEEMAEAARGYHAYSGQYEVDEENQTLYHHMEVSMIPNRLGQVQDRIIVMDGNTITITSKATSSYIVWERAENHSENTL
- a CDS encoding CotH kinase family protein, with the translated sequence MRKKYTKFNLISLLVILFSLFFLVLFFNDSTTVVNFSDPGLEAAVRETIEKEEGTLHTKDVDTVQVLDAANHKIEKLDGIEYLTQLRELNLEDNFIESVSPLKNLTKLETLNLRNNEITNLEDIHFQDIIYLNIRDLSLRHNVKRDQEGHDTRLADISLVGKMASLRKLSLRDNDIEDLAPISALRKLTELDIRENKFDTLEPLETLNKLKKLNIRDNQITSLEPIRYLSRLTYLNIHSDTEIESLEPIKELINLETLIMRNILIQDASFLKPLVNLQNFNGIDTGIEKGNSELIEGLLAKGALQGDVRPERMLHTLSPPVLSQESGFYNQDLAIEIENKSNVAPVYYTLDGSEPTVNSEIYKEPIVIDNKSNQIATVLRARTLSETNAMSETVTKTYFVEENIEERFDLPIFSLVTDPVHLFDEETGIYTDENAYNRGSDWERPLHIEFFEPNGALALSQNGGVRINGGATRAYAQKSLRLYAGSEYDEEEYFNYPFFGDLKQKNSPQTIDSFKRLILRNSGNDWSQTMFNDALMQSLVKPLGTVATQAYQPAVIFVNGEYYGIQNIRERYDEYYFESHYGIAPDDLVVLENNAELYEGSNKDVYHYKNMLKYIEEHDIKEKEHLDYVETLMDFENFIDYFASEIYFGNLDWPQNNIRYWRKTIDFYRPEAPYGHDGRWRWMMNDTDFGFYFRTNASFGYNEEPINHETNSIKWVMGEKDGRLGERIWPNFLFRQLMQNDTFKNQFINRFNDLVNSYLSESVADKQIEALKNGIDQEISYQIDRWGAIESKEKWEENINRKYLFAKERPEYIRNYMMEEFDIDDTVTVTVNNETEAGYVRVNTLAIQSDLPGNARSDRWSGIYFKGIPITIEAVAKDGYEFSHWEDHKEDVNELTITPEENINFEAVFKKK
- a CDS encoding DUF305 domain-containing protein, whose protein sequence is MDKGYKRFFGMILTSAILMYGVMYLNTYQLDHVFFSEMRLYMTILSTAVMAVVMLLFMLHMLKNKKMNIGIIAGSVLVFAVSFFLMRNQTTIDEVDYMQAMIPHHSIAILTSERADIEDPRVRKLADDIIEAQKKEIDEMKELIEELK
- a CDS encoding ring-cleaving dioxygenase, yielding MKKTAGIHHITAIVGHPQKNVDFYAGILGLRLIKKTVNFDDPSTYHLYFGNEGGEPGTIITFFPWPDASQGKIGGGQVGVTTYAIPVGALSYWEERLSKFSIVFEKTTRFGETYLQFEDYHGLQLELVERASGQLNNWTFGEVTTDVAIKGFGGSILYSTNPESTMKTLQETMGLEKIAEENDLIRLKSYGEIDNIIDVKKSSLPYGRMGVGTVHHIAWRAEDDQDHLEWQEYVQGKGYGVTEVKDRNYFNAFTLENMVGFYLKLRQIHPVLLMMNPMKPWDKN